The Natribaculum luteum genome contains the following window.
GCAGGCGCGTGAGGTCGAGTACGCACACGTCGTCGAGTCGCATACCCTCGAGACACGTCGGGAGCACTAAAATGTCGGTAGCCAGTCGAGTCTCACCGCTCCTCGTCGATCGCCGCCTCGACGACCTCGCTGACGTCTGCGATCAACTGGTCGACGTCGTCGCTCTCGGCGTAGATCCGGACGTAGGGTTCGGTCCCGCTGGGGCGGACGAGCGTCCAGGCGGCGTCGTCGAACTCGAGTCGGACGCCGTAGTCAGTGTCGACCGCCGCCCCGGGGAAAGCCTCGGGGAGCGCCGTCTCGAGGCGCGCCATCACGGTTTCTTTCGCCTCGTCGGGGCAGTCGACGCTCACCTTGCGGTAGGGGCGTTCGGTCACGGGCTCGCGGAGGGCGTCGGTGCCGCCCGCCTCGACGACGAGCGCGGCGACGAGTGCGGCGCTGGCGATGCCGTCGATCCAGCCGCCGAAGGCGGGGTGGACGTGTTTCCAGGGTTCGGCCGCGAAGACGACCTCGGTGTCCGCGTCGCCGCGTTCGCGCTCTCGAGCGATCCCCTCGTGGAGTGCGCCGAGTCGCACCCGTTCGACGCGTCCGCCGGCGTCGCGAACCAGTTCGTCGATCCGGGCCGAGGCGTTGGGCGTGGTGACGACGACCGGGTCCGCGACGGCGGCCGTCCGGACGTAGGAGGCGGCGACGACAGCGAGGATCGTGTCCTCGTGGATCACGTCGCCGTCGCCGTCGAGGACGACCAGGCGATCGGCGTCGCCGTCGTGGGCCAGCCCGAGGTCGAACGCCCCGTCGGCGAGGAAAGCAGCGAGGTCGGTCAGCGTCTCGGGCGTCGGCTTGCTCTCTCGAGCGGGGAAGTGGCCGTCGACGGTCGCGTTCAGCGCGACCACCTCGGCACCGAGCGACTCGAGGACCTGCGGAGTCGCGAGTGCGCCGACGCCGGTCCCGCAGTCGACGGCGACCGACAGCCCCGAGAGTGGGGTCGCGTCGGTTCCGAACCGGTCGCGGACGTACGTCGCGACGGCGTCGCGGTAGGCGTCGAGCACGTCGAGGCGTTCCGAACGCCCCCACTCGTCCCACGGGGCGAGTTCGGAGTCGCCGACTGCGGCCTCGACGGCCTCCTCCTCGTCGCGGTCGTACTCGACGCCGTCGACGAAGAGCTTGATTCCGTTGTCCGCCGGCGGGTTGTGACTCGCCGTGAGCATCACGCCGTGTCGCCCCTGCGAGGCAAAGGCGAGCGCGGGCGTCGGGACCTGTCCGAGTCGGCGAACGTCGGCCCCGGTACTCTCGAGACCGGCCTCCATCGCCGCCGCGAGCGCCGGCCCCGTCTCGCGGCCGTCACGGCCGACGACGAACGTCTCTCCGGCGACGCCTGCGGCCTGTCCGACCGAGAGTGCCAGCTCCGGCGTCACCTGCTCTTCGACGGGGCCCCGGATTCCTGCCGTCCCGAACAGCGTCATACGCGCTGGTTTACCCGAGGAACTACTTATACTACCGGACAGCAATCGGTGGGTGCTCGAGAGACGCTACTCCTCGGGCAGGTCGTCGATGAGGACGACGGCCTCGCCGTCGACGACGGTCGCGTCGGCGGTTTCGTCGTGGATACGGGTCTCGAGTCGGTACTGGTCGTTTCCGAGGTCTTCGACGATCTCGACGCGAGCGGAGACGCGGTCGCCGATACCGACGGGGCCGCGGAACTCGAGGTCCTGTGAGAGGTAGATGGTCAATCCGGGAAGGCGAGCGAGTGCGGCGCTGATGAGCCCCGACACCAGGGTTCCGTGGACGATTCGTTCGCCGAAGCGACTCTTCGCGGCGAACTCCTCGTCGAGGTGGAGTCGGTTCGTGTCGCCGCTGACCTGCGCGAACGCGCGAACGTCCTCGTCGGTGAGCGTCTTCTCGAAGGTGACGCTGTCGCCGACGCTGATCTCGGCCGAATCGTCGACGGAGCGTTCGAACTCCCAGTCGAGGCGGGAGTACTCGACCGACGGAATCGAGGCGGGGACGGCGTCGGGCTCCGAGCCGTTCTGGGTCGAGAGGGGCGGCAACATCGCCGAGACGGCAGCGCGGTTTGCGGCGGTCGCACTCTGGACGAAGGTACTGGCCATTTTCGTCCATACGTCTGCCATAGTGGAAATGTTACTCCCCCCGGAGTTTTCCTGTGTCATGTATTGTCAGGCTAGGTGTGTGGTCGTTATGATTCCTTTGGTCGGTCCAGACCGGTTTTACCGGAGGTAATCCGCTGTTTGCCAACGTCTGGCGCGTTCGCACCGATCGTGCATTCGTCCGGTGAACCGAACCGCAGTCGAATGGGCTCCGGGTCATCAGCGTCTCGAGCTACCTCATCCAGACATGTAAAACCATTCTATGGCATCAGATGGTATTAGATGGGTAACACTTATTAGCACTCGATACGTAGGTTCTGTCGATGACGGACGACTCCGGCCAGGTGCCCTGGTTGCCTGCGATGTTCACGAAGCAGATGCAGGAAGCCGGCGAGCAGGTCGCCGAATCGCAACAGGAGATGATGAGACAGCTGATGGAGGCCAGTTCCACGACCCCGTTCGACAACCTGTCGAACCTGGGGGCGATGAGCATGGGCACCGCGACGTTCAAAGCCCGCGTCCAGAGCGGTGGCCGGATCAGCATTCCCGAACCCGAACGGGAAGCCCTCGACATCGAAGAGGGAGACATCGTCCAGACCATCGTCGTCCCGATCAAGCGAACCCGCAACCAGGAGTAATCATGACTCAGAACCCGTTTACCCCCGTTTTCGAAGCACAGCGCACCGCGATCGAACAGAGCCAGAGCCTGACTCACGATGCGATCGAGGCCCAGAAGGCCTCGTTCGGCGCGTTCGCCGACGCCGTGTCGGCCTCCGAGTCGCTCGTCGAGCAGAACGCCGAACTCACGAAAGGCGCCGTCCACGCGTACTTCGACGCCCTCGAAGCGAATATGCCCGAGGACGCGGCCGACTTCGACGAGATGCGTGAGATGATCGACGAGCAGTTCGACGCG
Protein-coding sequences here:
- a CDS encoding phosphomannomutase → MTLFGTAGIRGPVEEQVTPELALSVGQAAGVAGETFVVGRDGRETGPALAAAMEAGLESTGADVRRLGQVPTPALAFASQGRHGVMLTASHNPPADNGIKLFVDGVEYDRDEEEAVEAAVGDSELAPWDEWGRSERLDVLDAYRDAVATYVRDRFGTDATPLSGLSVAVDCGTGVGALATPQVLESLGAEVVALNATVDGHFPARESKPTPETLTDLAAFLADGAFDLGLAHDGDADRLVVLDGDGDVIHEDTILAVVAASYVRTAAVADPVVVTTPNASARIDELVRDAGGRVERVRLGALHEGIARERERGDADTEVVFAAEPWKHVHPAFGGWIDGIASAALVAALVVEAGGTDALREPVTERPYRKVSVDCPDEAKETVMARLETALPEAFPGAAVDTDYGVRLEFDDAAWTLVRPSGTEPYVRIYAESDDVDQLIADVSEVVEAAIDEER
- a CDS encoding MaoC family dehydratase, with translation MTQENSGGSNISTMADVWTKMASTFVQSATAANRAAVSAMLPPLSTQNGSEPDAVPASIPSVEYSRLDWEFERSVDDSAEISVGDSVTFEKTLTDEDVRAFAQVSGDTNRLHLDEEFAAKSRFGERIVHGTLVSGLISAALARLPGLTIYLSQDLEFRGPVGIGDRVSARVEIVEDLGNDQYRLETRIHDETADATVVDGEAVVLIDDLPEE
- a CDS encoding AbrB/MazE/SpoVT family DNA-binding domain-containing protein codes for the protein MTDDSGQVPWLPAMFTKQMQEAGEQVAESQQEMMRQLMEASSTTPFDNLSNLGAMSMGTATFKARVQSGGRISIPEPEREALDIEEGDIVQTIVVPIKRTRNQE